AGGTTAATTACCCGACTTGAATATGACATCATCACCTTTTATTAAGCAATAAATATGTAAGTATTGGGAAACTTATGAAAAAGAGAGATGAGGGGATCAATGATGCGGATCTCGCTAAGCTCTCTCCCCGCATAATACCTTACGGTAAATACAATGAAGTCTTAGAGGGACTCTCCAGGGACCTATTTTCAAATATAATAGAGCTCGTGGAGAGGGCTGAGCTCTACATCCCCAAGCTGAGGGAGATATTACCGATAACTCAGCTGAATAATGAGCTGATAAGCCTTAGGGTCGCCGCCGTCGATGCAGGATCCAACGGGAAGGATCTAATAATAGGCTATCAGCCGATAAGCATAGCTGTAGGAGCTGCCTTCAAGGACGGGATCAAGATATGCGATCCCCTCCTAGCTACTCTGAAGCCCCCATCATCCAGCCTAGATGATGAGGAAGGCGTTAAGCTCTCATCCATAATAGGCTACTATTTGATGTACAACTTAGCATCCGTTCTCCTAGATAAGAGCGATCTAATATTGATAGATGGGCCCCTCTTCCTGCCCAGATCATACTACGCGCCCAGGGGCAGGAGCTACTCCAACTCCTACTTGGAGGTGTATGAAGCTACTCTGCGAACCCTCTCATCCCTTCTCAGGGAAGCCGAAGCATCGGGCAAATACATTTTGGGCGTTGTGAAGAGGATAAGGAGCCATTACATTTCCCAATGGCTCGGGATAGATGGCCTCTCGGATTCCCTGATATCCTCGCTCTCAATAAAGGAGGGAGAGGCTTTAGGCCCTATACCGATCAGCGGCGGATGGGAGGAGGTCGCCAGTTATCTGGGAGATGCCAGGAGCTTCAGGCCCTGGGCCATATTCTTGAGGAGGGGGAGAGCCCCTATAAGGCTAGATCTCCCCGAATATTCTGTAGATAAAGCTTACGCTCTAGCTTCCTACATATATTCAATATCGGAGCCGAGCACAGGGCTTCCGATGCCCATATTGGCCGTGGATAGGCTCTCCAAGGTCACGGATAAGCAGAGCTCCCTCATATACAGGATGATTTTGAGGGAGGCTAGGAAGAGAGGAATTAACTCCGAGAAATTGGCTCTATTCTCGATTCAGAGGGGTGAAATTGATTGAGAGAAATTGTGGGGCACGTGATATCAAGATCAACCCCCAAAAAGATATTATTCGTGGTTCTGAAGAACGCTAAAGTATCCCTGGGAGATTTCTACGTCATAGATCATCCCTGGGAGGGAGTTCCGGTCTTCATAAGGGTTAGGGATATTCAAACAATAAATGAGGAAGTCGATCTAGGGAAAGCCGGTCTTCTTGCGAGCAGCTCAGGCTTGATCTCAGATTACAGTAGCGATCTTGAGTACATGATAGCTGAATGCGAGGTATTGGGCTATAGGTCGGAATCCGGGATAAGGGGACTGGAAGCCCCACCCTCGACTCTCTCCCCGGTTATGAGGCCTGATCCGAGGGAATTGAGCTCCTTCCTAACCCCCAGATTCTCCCAGGGGCTCCCCCTCACGATAGGCAGGATAAAGGGGACTAGGGTTCCGTTCTCCATAGATATAGCTGCGATAGCGAGGGGCCATATGTTCGTCACCGGGATGACCAGGAGCGGGAAGAGCGTCACAGGAGACACTATAATAATAATATATGATTCCTTGAGGAGGAGGTATTTCATAGGCCCGGTGGAAAGGTTCTTCGATAGCCTGCTACCGAGAGAGGCCCCAGATGAAGTTCTCCTGGATCTCAGGGAGTTAGGGTATGAGACCCTCTCTCTCTGGCCCGATTTCATTCCCAGATGGTCCAAAGTAGCTGGGATATACAGGCACAAGCTGGATAAGGATATTTACGAGATTGAGACATCCACCGGGAGGAAGGTAAGGGTAACGGAGGATCACAGCCTCTTGGTCTCCGATGGGACTAATTTGCTCAAGGTCACACCCAAGAAACTAGCTGGGATGAGCGAGAGTTATTTGATAGTCCCTAGAGGAGCTTCCTTAAGGCCAGCTGGCTATCAAGCGCATCTAGATAGGCTCCTGGGCATTAGCTTAGCTTCAGGAGTTGCTTTGAAGGATGGAGTCCTCATAATGGATCCCGATATAGCTGAAGTGAAGTTAGCTTGCCTCGAAGCTGGAGTGGATTTCATCACATTGAAGAACAGGGGCATCTTCGTGAGATCTCCCGAATTAGCTAAGATAGTTTCCTCAGGCCTCAGCTCCCTCCTGAATCTCCCCGAGGAGGTCGAAGAACTTGGGGTGAGGTTTTATCCTCTAGCTAGGGCCCTCAGGGAGCTCCTCCTCAGGACGGCAATTCACGAGAAGGGCAACCTATCCCTCCTCATGCTGGAGGAACAGAGAGCCCTAATCCTATCGACGATACTATCTATTCTGGGCGTATCCACGGTTAAATTCTGCCCAAAAGGCTTCCTAGTGGATTCCATCTCATTCAGGATGCTCATGGATCGGCTGGAGAATTGGAAGAAGCTCGGGATGGACGGAGGAACGCTGCTCAAGGAAGTCAGGAAAGTGGAGGGGCTCATCTACAGGGCATCCGTCAACCTGGAGAGAGTGGTGAGCGTCAGGAAGGTATATACGAATGCGAAATATGTTTACGATCTCGACGTGCCCGATACTCAGAGCTTCCTAGCTAATGGAGCATTCGTCCACAACAGCAGCTTCGTCTCGAGCTTGATAGCGAAGTCCTCTGACCTCAAGCCCAGGCCCAGGTTCCTCATCCTCGATAGGAGAGGGGAATATGAGAGGCTCTCGAGCAAGGGGGGAGCGATATACGATTACTCAGCATTCCTGCCGAGGAGCATGAGCCCCGGAGCTCTTGCCAAGAGGTTAGGGTATAAGCCCGGGACCCTCTCCCATCAGCTCCTGCTCCTGGCGTTGAGGGATGCCGATGGAGATGCCTCGGAAGCTCTGAGGAAGCTCAGGCAGGTGGCTAGGGAGATGAGGGTGAGGCCCTCCTTGGTCGGGGAGATAGAATCCAGGCTGAAGAGGGAGATACCGAAGCTCGGGAATGGAAAGGAGCTCAGCATCGTCGATGAGGTTAGGAAGAACCCCATAGTAATAGTGGACCTCTCATCGGACAGGAGGTATGAGGATCAGTTCCTAGCCATAAGGAACATAGTTGAGGAACTATCGAATTACGCCGTATCGAGGAGGAGGGAGGGGGACTTCGCCCTGATAGTTGTCGTTGAAGAAGCTCAGTACGTGATCCCGGAGAGGGGCTTCTCCATAGTCGGGGATCCCTACGATTCCGGGGTAGCTCAATCTTTGATAGAGGCGATAAGTCAGGCCGGGGGCTACAACTTGGGATTCGTGATCGTGACGCAGAGACCGGCCTACGTCAGCAAGAGTGTCATAAGCCAGGCGAATACCGTAG
The sequence above is drawn from the Candidatus Korarchaeum cryptofilum OPF8 genome and encodes:
- a CDS encoding DNA double-strand break repair nuclease NurA, whose product is MKKRDEGINDADLAKLSPRIIPYGKYNEVLEGLSRDLFSNIIELVERAELYIPKLREILPITQLNNELISLRVAAVDAGSNGKDLIIGYQPISIAVGAAFKDGIKICDPLLATLKPPSSSLDDEEGVKLSSIIGYYLMYNLASVLLDKSDLILIDGPLFLPRSYYAPRGRSYSNSYLEVYEATLRTLSSLLREAEASGKYILGVVKRIRSHYISQWLGIDGLSDSLISSLSIKEGEALGPIPISGGWEEVASYLGDARSFRPWAIFLRRGRAPIRLDLPEYSVDKAYALASYIYSISEPSTGLPMPILAVDRLSKVTDKQSSLIYRMILREARKRGINSEKLALFSIQRGEID
- a CDS encoding hint domain-containing protein, with the translated sequence MREIVGHVISRSTPKKILFVVLKNAKVSLGDFYVIDHPWEGVPVFIRVRDIQTINEEVDLGKAGLLASSSGLISDYSSDLEYMIAECEVLGYRSESGIRGLEAPPSTLSPVMRPDPRELSSFLTPRFSQGLPLTIGRIKGTRVPFSIDIAAIARGHMFVTGMTRSGKSVTGDTIIIIYDSLRRRYFIGPVERFFDSLLPREAPDEVLLDLRELGYETLSLWPDFIPRWSKVAGIYRHKLDKDIYEIETSTGRKVRVTEDHSLLVSDGTNLLKVTPKKLAGMSESYLIVPRGASLRPAGYQAHLDRLLGISLASGVALKDGVLIMDPDIAEVKLACLEAGVDFITLKNRGIFVRSPELAKIVSSGLSSLLNLPEEVEELGVRFYPLARALRELLLRTAIHEKGNLSLLMLEEQRALILSTILSILGVSTVKFCPKGFLVDSISFRMLMDRLENWKKLGMDGGTLLKEVRKVEGLIYRASVNLERVVSVRKVYTNAKYVYDLDVPDTQSFLANGAFVHNSSFVSSLIAKSSDLKPRPRFLILDRRGEYERLSSKGGAIYDYSAFLPRSMSPGALAKRLGYKPGTLSHQLLLLALRDADGDASEALRKLRQVAREMRVRPSLVGEIESRLKREIPKLGNGKELSIVDEVRKNPIVIVDLSSDRRYEDQFLAIRNIVEELSNYAVSRRREGDFALIVVVEEAQYVIPERGFSIVGDPYDSGVAQSLIEAISQAGGYNLGFVIVTQRPAYVSKSVISQANTVVAFRLRNGNDQEAISKYTEVEEVSSYLPTLSDHEALIWGMGSCVPFPVQVEVEVVALPSKSSSSPERAWEKML